A single window of Capsicum annuum cultivar UCD-10X-F1 unplaced genomic scaffold, UCD10Xv1.1 ctg5471, whole genome shotgun sequence DNA harbors:
- the LOC124893155 gene encoding photosystem II CP47 reaction center protein-like, translated as MHIALVAGWAGSMALYELAVFDPSYPVLDPIYLALGVLGSRNICDERTGKPSLDLPKIFGIYLFLSRVACFSFGAFHVTGLYGPEIWVFDPYGLTGKVQPVNPA; from the exons ATGCATATAGCTCTGGTTGCTGGTTGGGCCGGTTCGATGGCTCTGTATGAATTAGCAGTTTTTGATCCTTCTTATCCTGTTCTTGATCCAAT CTATCTGGCATTGGGTGTATTGGGATCTAGAAATATTTGTGATGAACGTACAGGAAAACCCTCTTTGGATTTGCCAAAGATCTttggaatttatttatttctctcAAGGGTAGCTTGCTTTAGTTTTGGTGCATTCCATGTAACAGGCTTGTATGGTCCCGAAATATGGGTGTTCGATCCTTATGGACTAACGGGAAAAGTACAACCTGTAAATCCAGCATAG
- the LOC124893156 gene encoding photosystem II CP47 reaction center protein-like, with the protein MEGFDPFVPGGIPSHYIAARTLGILAGLFYLSVRPPQPLYKGLCIGNMETILSISIAAVFFLQLLLLPELCGMGYFQQEIYRRVSAALAENQILSEAWSKISEKLVFYDYIGNNLAKKGLFRVGSMDNRDGIVVVGWLGHPIFSDKEGRELFVYHMPTFFEIFLVILVDGDEIGRPNVPFRRAESKYSVEQVGVTVELYGGELNGVSYSDPATMKKIC; encoded by the exons ATGGAAGGTTTTGATCCTTTTGTTCCAGGAGGAATACCCTCTCATTATATTGCAGCAAGAACATTGGGAATATTAGCGGGCCTATTCTATCTTAGCGTCCGTCCACCACAACCTCTATACAAAGGATTGTGTATTGGAAATATGGAAACCATCCTTTCCATTAGTATTGCTGCTGTTTTTTTTTTGCAGCTTTTGTTGTTGCCGGAACTATGTGGTATG GGGTACTTCCAGCAAGAAATATATCGAAGAGTTAGTGCTGCGCTAGCAGAAAATCAAATTTTATCAGAAGCCTGGTCTAAAATTTCTGAAAAATTAGTTTTTTATGATTACATCGGCAATAATCTGGCAAAAAAAGGATTATTCAGAGTAGGTTCAATGGATAACAGGGATGGAATAGTTGTTGTTGGATGGTTAGGACACCCTATCTTTAGCGATAAAGAAGGGCGTGAACTTTTTGTATATCATATGCCtactttttttgaaatatttttggtcattttagtAGACGGCGATGAAATTGGTAGACCCAATGTTCCTTTTAGAAGGGCAGAATCGAAGTATAGTGTTGAACAAGTAGGTGTAACTGTTGAGTTATATGGCGGTGAACTCAACGGTGTCAGTTATAGTGATCCTGCTACTATGAAAAAAATATGCTAG